One genomic region from Gemmobacter aquarius encodes:
- a CDS encoding sigma 54-interacting transcriptional regulator: protein MATIHLIDECFEAAGALALLLGRRRVAVERGARPVQGVQVLAVSAAYELKAGGPRGVADLARACGAKCIVVVTEGAAAFALAEEMGGRLLRVSLPVTGQVALRDSGLLMLADILGGQVQAMVAADPATGQLIDLAARVARTDVTVFINGPTGSGKEVLARQVHAASRRANAPFVAINCAAIPENMLEAILFGHEKGAFTGASTANKGIIRAAEGGTLMLDEVSEMPMGLQSKLLRVLQERRLTPIGSQTEVAVDIRIIATSNRDMPEEVRARRFREDLFYRLNVFPLATRALCERPDDIPVLAAAMVRRHTPAGSALPMLSAEAITVLMSHDWPGNVRELENVIQRALVMHEDGVIQPVDLLINASAPSAMLALARAV, encoded by the coding sequence ATGGCAACGATCCACCTGATTGACGAGTGCTTCGAGGCTGCAGGGGCATTGGCCCTGCTTCTGGGGCGGCGGCGCGTTGCGGTGGAGCGTGGGGCGAGGCCGGTGCAGGGGGTGCAGGTGCTGGCCGTCTCGGCGGCGTACGAGCTGAAGGCGGGAGGTCCGCGTGGGGTGGCCGATCTGGCGCGGGCTTGCGGCGCGAAGTGCATCGTGGTCGTGACCGAAGGGGCTGCGGCCTTTGCGCTGGCCGAGGAGATGGGCGGGCGTTTGCTGCGGGTTTCGCTGCCGGTGACGGGGCAGGTCGCGCTGCGCGACAGCGGGCTTTTGATGCTGGCCGACATTCTGGGCGGGCAGGTTCAGGCGATGGTCGCCGCTGATCCGGCCACGGGGCAGTTGATCGATCTGGCCGCGCGTGTGGCGCGGACGGATGTGACGGTGTTCATCAACGGGCCTACCGGTTCGGGCAAGGAAGTGCTGGCGCGTCAGGTGCATGCCGCAAGCCGCCGCGCCAATGCGCCTTTCGTGGCGATCAACTGCGCGGCCATTCCCGAAAACATGCTGGAAGCGATCCTGTTCGGGCACGAGAAGGGCGCGTTCACGGGTGCGTCGACCGCGAACAAGGGGATTATCCGTGCAGCCGAGGGCGGTACGCTGATGCTGGACGAGGTGTCGGAAATGCCGATGGGCTTGCAGTCGAAGCTGCTGCGCGTGTTGCAAGAGCGCCGCCTGACGCCGATCGGGTCGCAGACGGAAGTGGCGGTCGATATCCGCATCATCGCCACGTCGAACCGCGACATGCCCGAAGAAGTGCGGGCGCGGCGGTTCCGCGAAGACCTTTTCTATCGTCTGAACGTGTTTCCGCTGGCCACCCGTGCGCTGTGCGAGCGTCCCGATGACATTCCGGTGCTGGCCGCGGCGATGGTGCGGCGGCATACGCCCGCAGGTTCGGCGCTGCCGATGCTGTCGGCCGAGGCCATCACGGTGCTGATGTCGCACGACTGGCCGGGCAATGTGCGCGAGTTGGAAAACGTCATCCAGCGGGCGCTGGTGATGCACGAAGACGGGGTGATCCAGCCGGTCGATCTTCTGATCAACGCGAGCGCGCCGAGTGCGATGCTTGCGCTGGCGCGTGCGGTCTGA
- a CDS encoding chemotaxis protein CheA has protein sequence MSTGVENAAPATASADTGLMRVSSEKISRLMDLVGELSLSVSETVQSPDLNGLVLSNFDTAVHRLNMIVREVQDAATDLRLVPIDDVFRRLRRMVRELERQTGKSIDMVIEGGETAIDKLVADKLYDPLLHVVRNSADHGLEPPEERSANGKEPQGRITLSAAQVGSEVQIIVADDGRGLSRDRILKKAREKGFFGPDEEPEPSALWKCIFEPGFSTAETVSNLSGRGVGMDVLNSTMTALRGRIAVDSTAGAGTRVALHIPVSLAFLDCIILRLGEQLFAVPIDVVSEIARPAPGELLGISAEGGSEMFRLRGKHIPICRLDHFYGTPQSGNSSSTGVLVVFNTTSGAIAVPVDEILDRQQVVMKPLVGRLAAVRASWGCALLGTGEVALVLDCERLGAGVAS, from the coding sequence ATGAGCACCGGAGTCGAAAACGCAGCGCCCGCCACCGCCTCGGCCGATACCGGCCTGATGCGCGTGTCGTCCGAAAAGATCAGCCGCCTGATGGACCTCGTGGGCGAACTCTCGCTCTCGGTCTCGGAAACGGTGCAGTCGCCCGATCTGAACGGCCTCGTGCTGTCGAACTTCGACACCGCCGTGCACCGCCTGAACATGATCGTGCGCGAGGTACAGGACGCTGCGACCGATCTGCGCCTCGTGCCCATCGACGATGTGTTCCGCCGCCTGCGCCGGATGGTGCGCGAATTGGAACGCCAGACCGGAAAATCCATCGACATGGTGATCGAAGGCGGCGAAACCGCCATCGACAAACTGGTCGCCGACAAACTTTACGACCCGCTCCTCCACGTCGTCCGCAACTCTGCCGACCACGGCCTCGAACCGCCAGAAGAGCGCAGCGCCAACGGCAAGGAGCCGCAAGGCCGTATCACCCTTTCCGCCGCACAGGTCGGATCCGAAGTGCAGATCATCGTCGCCGACGATGGCCGCGGCCTCTCGCGCGACCGCATCCTGAAAAAAGCCCGCGAAAAGGGTTTCTTCGGCCCCGACGAGGAACCCGAACCCTCGGCGCTGTGGAAATGCATCTTCGAGCCGGGCTTTTCCACCGCCGAAACCGTGTCGAACCTGTCGGGCCGCGGCGTCGGCATGGACGTCTTGAACTCCACCATGACCGCCCTTCGCGGCCGCATCGCGGTCGACAGCACCGCCGGCGCGGGCACGCGCGTGGCGCTGCACATCCCCGTCTCGCTCGCCTTTCTCGACTGCATCATCCTGCGCCTTGGCGAACAGCTCTTCGCCGTTCCGATCGACGTGGTCTCGGAAATCGCCCGCCCCGCCCCCGGCGAACTCCTCGGCATCTCTGCCGAAGGCGGGTCCGAGATGTTCCGTCTACGCGGCAAGCACATCCCGATCTGCCGCCTCGACCACTTCTACGGCACCCCGCAAAGCGGCAACTCGTCCTCGACCGGCGTTCTCGTCGTCTTCAACACCACCTCGGGCGCAATCGCGGTCCCTGTCGATGAAATCCTCGACCGCCAGCAAGTCGTGATGAAGCCGCTCGTCGGTCGCCTCGCCGCCGTCCGTGCCAGCTGGGGCTGCGCGCTTCTCGGCACCGGCGAAGTCGCCCTCGTGCTCGATTGCGAACGCCTCGGTGCAGGGGTCGCATCATGA
- a CDS encoding CheR family methyltransferase: MSQSELHSCEQIRGWLSQRCGIHYPEHKMELLRQRLSRVQRAFSVETLSDLSRKLSTDASHDLQLAVMHAASTNHTYFFREVEVLDQFRRQIMPTLAQRDEIRIWSAACSTGDEAYTLAIMIAEDYGLSALKRTAILGTDISAPVVEQAESGLFAEQRLDRVPPDLRRKYFEPVGLAQFRVRDELRDCCTFRQMNLKTTPYPFRKAFQAVFCRNILYYFEPADQLATLDAINDVTEPNGWLVTSVTENIRDLPSRWHSVDNGIHRKGGN, translated from the coding sequence ATGAGCCAATCGGAACTGCACAGCTGCGAACAGATCCGCGGCTGGCTCAGCCAGCGCTGCGGCATCCATTACCCCGAACACAAGATGGAGCTGTTGCGCCAGCGCCTGTCCCGCGTGCAGCGCGCCTTTTCGGTCGAAACCCTGTCTGACCTGTCGCGCAAGCTCTCGACCGATGCCAGCCATGACCTGCAACTCGCAGTGATGCACGCGGCCTCGACCAACCACACCTACTTCTTCCGCGAGGTCGAGGTGCTGGACCAGTTCCGCCGCCAGATCATGCCCACCCTTGCCCAGCGCGACGAAATCCGTATCTGGTCCGCCGCCTGCTCGACCGGCGACGAAGCCTATACGCTGGCCATCATGATCGCCGAAGATTACGGCCTCTCGGCCTTGAAGCGCACCGCCATCCTCGGCACCGACATTTCGGCCCCCGTGGTCGAACAGGCCGAATCCGGCCTTTTCGCCGAACAGCGCCTCGACCGTGTCCCGCCCGACCTGCGTCGCAAGTATTTCGAACCCGTCGGCCTTGCCCAGTTCCGCGTCCGCGACGAATTGCGCGATTGCTGCACCTTCCGGCAAATGAACCTCAAGACCACGCCCTACCCGTTCCGCAAGGCGTTCCAGGCGGTGTTCTGCCGTAACATCCTTTACTATTTCGAACCGGCCGACCAGCTCGCCACGCTCGACGCGATCAACGATGTCACAGAACCGAATGGCTGGCTCGTCACCTCGGTGACCGAAAACATCCGCGATCTGCCGTCGCGCTGGCACTCGGTCGACAACGGCATCCACCGCAAGGGGGGCAACTGA
- a CDS encoding protein-glutamate methylesterase/protein-glutamine glutaminase codes for MAPPRIVKVLIVDDSAMVRKVLTMGLSSDRFIQVVGAASNPDTAWQMIQALRPDVITLDVEMPEMDGITFLRSFLPKARIPTVMISAHTRDGAQTSMDAMEAGAVDIIPKPALGAGLASGLPAMMADICARVRAAADAHVVLGRTRPAAPQRPAAPVISRGPGGGEILALGSSTGGVQALGTILPMFPHDCPPIVIVQHMPEAFTGPFAARLDGTCTVHVREAQDGELVEAGTALIAPGGKRHMELDRAGRGYRIRLVEGPAVCFSRPSVDVLFNSVARLAGANAVGAILTGMGRDGAAGLLAIRNAGGRTLSQDQDSSVVYGMPMAAWENGASEAALPLDDIPARMLHLLGTRTSRPEIRA; via the coding sequence ATGGCCCCGCCGCGGATCGTCAAGGTCCTGATCGTCGACGACTCGGCCATGGTCCGCAAGGTGCTGACCATGGGCCTGTCGTCCGACCGCTTCATCCAGGTGGTCGGCGCGGCGTCGAACCCCGACACCGCCTGGCAGATGATCCAGGCTCTGCGCCCCGATGTCATCACGCTCGACGTCGAGATGCCCGAAATGGACGGCATCACCTTCCTTCGCAGCTTCCTGCCGAAAGCCCGCATCCCCACCGTGATGATCTCGGCCCATACCCGCGACGGCGCCCAGACTTCGATGGATGCGATGGAAGCGGGAGCCGTCGACATCATCCCCAAGCCCGCCCTCGGCGCGGGCCTCGCCTCGGGCCTGCCCGCGATGATGGCCGACATCTGCGCCCGCGTGCGCGCCGCCGCCGATGCCCATGTCGTCCTTGGCCGCACCCGCCCCGCAGCCCCGCAGCGCCCTGCCGCCCCGGTCATATCGCGCGGCCCCGGCGGCGGCGAAATCCTCGCACTCGGCTCCTCCACCGGCGGGGTGCAGGCGCTTGGCACCATCCTGCCGATGTTCCCGCATGATTGCCCGCCCATCGTCATCGTCCAGCACATGCCCGAGGCGTTCACCGGCCCCTTCGCCGCGCGCCTCGACGGCACCTGCACGGTGCATGTCCGCGAAGCCCAGGACGGCGAGCTGGTCGAAGCGGGCACCGCACTTATCGCACCGGGCGGCAAACGCCATATGGAGCTTGACCGCGCAGGCCGCGGCTACCGCATCCGCCTTGTCGAAGGCCCCGCCGTCTGCTTCTCGCGCCCCTCCGTCGACGTGCTGTTCAACTCGGTCGCCCGCCTTGCCGGTGCGAATGCGGTCGGCGCGATCCTGACGGGTATGGGCCGCGACGGCGCCGCGGGCCTTCTGGCCATCCGCAACGCAGGCGGCCGCACCCTGTCACAGGATCAAGACAGCTCTGTCGTCTACGGCATGCCCATGGCGGCATGGGAAAACGGCGCGTCCGAAGCCGCACTTCCACTCGATGATATTCCCGCACGGATGCTGCACCTGCTCGGCACCCGCACGTCCCGCCCCGAAATCCGCGCCTGA
- a CDS encoding chemotaxis protein CheW, which translates to MSENAPAGLSLGDTDNIDEMYLTFALANEEYGVGIAGVTEIVGMQRIMSVPDVPHYIKGVINLRGKVIPLMDVRLRFGMPERAYDERTVVIVMDVGDAPIGLIVDGVSEVLEIPPAQVDRHTQFGRSASRPVISGIGRIGDRVAVLLDTSVLVSDTDISVPNDLVAAE; encoded by the coding sequence ATGTCTGAAAACGCCCCCGCCGGACTGTCGCTTGGCGACACCGACAACATCGACGAGATGTATCTGACCTTCGCCCTCGCAAACGAGGAATACGGCGTCGGCATCGCAGGCGTGACCGAAATCGTCGGCATGCAACGCATCATGTCGGTGCCCGACGTGCCGCATTACATCAAAGGCGTGATCAACCTGCGCGGCAAGGTGATCCCCCTGATGGACGTCCGCCTGCGCTTCGGCATGCCCGAACGCGCCTATGACGAACGCACCGTCGTCATCGTGATGGACGTGGGCGATGCGCCCATCGGCCTGATCGTCGACGGCGTGTCCGAGGTCCTCGAAATCCCGCCCGCGCAGGTCGATCGCCACACCCAGTTCGGCCGCTCGGCCTCGCGTCCGGTCATCTCGGGCATCGGCCGCATCGGTGACCGCGTCGCCGTGCTGCTCGATACCTCGGTGCTGGTGTCCGACACCGACATCTCGGTCCCGAACGACCTTGTGGCCGCGGAATAG
- a CDS encoding methyl-accepting chemotaxis protein yields MNRRTPPRPTRGTGRVDPLDDLANVPPELSPPATPSAKAPRSQGSQRTEVMANEQTIESRILDGMSSFETLDILSNPVMLADADMVIRHVNEAGYEMFERIEADIRRDLPNFRARDVLGKSIDMFHTHPQYQRGIMHGMVEPHDGKFTVGGRHLAFRATPKFTKGSEIGCIFVEWQDQTEVVVAKTQTDRLVADLAAMTASHHMGDIDHFVSVAGYEPAFATVATEVNDMVREHIETKKKVVGCLTEIANGNFDAKLETFPGKKVFLNVVVEEIRDNLKNNKAQIDKLLTEIRSMAAAHHAGDIDEFVDSEGFDPAFASVVNDMNAMVLEHIETKKKVVLCLAEIAKGNFAAHLEKFPRKKAFLNDVVEDMRKNFTAVINEIERLSNAIVDGSLDVQPDRGRFEGDFVRIVDAFDSAFVGLNGAFNLIGQQIGQVATTVEQMSQSSQALATNSQVQSSSVDEVSASAEQTDAQVKSNAAAATKASQLVVGASEVAEVGKGKINEMVTAMQGIRASSQDIGKIIKVIDEIAFQTNLLALNAAVEAARAGQHGRGFAVVAQEVRNLAGRSAKAARETSELIEDAATRVQSGVKIADETSRAFVSIADDIEKVKGLVTEIATASDEQARGVAQINIAIGEIAKSALSTSQQAEELAASSNEMQAATESMRSEIARYRLRKVATRSIGGMSLEGVPADLMAQIQAMIAGQMGGNRGAQSAPAPARAAATGGSRNSDRDQRGFGNF; encoded by the coding sequence ATGAACCGCAGGACCCCTCCCCGCCCCACCCGTGGAACCGGACGCGTCGACCCGCTCGACGATCTGGCGAACGTGCCGCCCGAACTGTCCCCCCCCGCCACACCCTCCGCCAAAGCCCCTCGCAGCCAAGGCAGCCAAAGGACCGAAGTCATGGCAAACGAACAGACAATCGAATCCAGGATCTTGGACGGCATGTCGTCCTTCGAAACACTCGACATCCTGTCCAACCCGGTGATGCTGGCCGACGCGGATATGGTCATCCGCCACGTCAACGAGGCAGGCTACGAGATGTTCGAACGCATCGAGGCCGACATTCGCCGCGACCTGCCGAACTTCCGTGCCCGCGACGTGCTTGGCAAAAGCATCGACATGTTCCACACGCACCCGCAATACCAGCGCGGCATCATGCACGGAATGGTCGAACCGCATGACGGAAAATTCACCGTCGGCGGTCGCCACCTCGCCTTCCGCGCCACGCCGAAATTTACCAAAGGCAGCGAAATCGGCTGCATCTTCGTCGAATGGCAGGACCAAACCGAAGTCGTCGTCGCCAAAACCCAGACTGACCGCCTGGTCGCGGACCTCGCCGCCATGACCGCATCCCACCACATGGGCGACATTGACCATTTCGTGTCCGTCGCAGGCTATGAACCCGCCTTCGCAACCGTCGCGACCGAAGTGAACGACATGGTTCGCGAGCATATCGAAACCAAGAAGAAAGTGGTCGGCTGCCTGACCGAAATCGCCAATGGCAACTTCGACGCAAAGCTCGAAACCTTCCCCGGCAAAAAAGTCTTCCTCAACGTGGTGGTCGAGGAAATCCGCGATAACCTCAAGAACAACAAAGCCCAGATCGACAAGCTCCTGACCGAAATCCGCAGCATGGCAGCCGCGCATCACGCGGGCGACATCGACGAATTCGTGGATTCCGAAGGGTTCGATCCGGCATTCGCCTCGGTCGTGAACGACATGAACGCGATGGTGCTCGAGCATATCGAAACCAAGAAGAAAGTCGTGCTTTGCCTTGCGGAAATTGCCAAGGGCAACTTCGCGGCCCACCTCGAAAAATTCCCGCGCAAGAAAGCCTTCCTCAACGATGTGGTGGAAGACATGCGCAAGAACTTTACAGCCGTCATCAACGAGATCGAACGTCTGTCGAACGCGATCGTCGACGGCTCGCTTGACGTCCAGCCCGACCGCGGCCGCTTTGAAGGCGATTTCGTCCGTATCGTCGATGCTTTCGATTCAGCTTTCGTCGGTTTGAACGGGGCCTTCAACCTGATCGGCCAGCAGATCGGACAGGTCGCCACCACCGTCGAACAGATGAGCCAGTCTTCGCAGGCGCTCGCCACCAACTCGCAGGTCCAGTCGTCCTCGGTCGACGAAGTCTCGGCTTCGGCAGAACAAACCGACGCACAGGTTAAATCGAACGCCGCCGCCGCCACCAAGGCAAGCCAGCTTGTCGTGGGCGCCAGCGAAGTCGCCGAAGTCGGCAAGGGCAAGATCAACGAAATGGTCACGGCGATGCAGGGCATCCGCGCGTCAAGCCAGGACATCGGCAAGATCATCAAGGTGATCGACGAGATCGCCTTCCAGACCAATCTGCTCGCCCTCAACGCCGCGGTCGAGGCCGCACGCGCCGGACAACATGGCCGCGGTTTCGCCGTCGTGGCGCAGGAAGTCCGCAACCTTGCCGGACGCTCGGCCAAAGCGGCACGCGAAACCTCGGAACTGATCGAGGACGCGGCAACCCGCGTGCAATCGGGCGTCAAGATCGCCGATGAAACCAGCCGCGCCTTCGTCAGCATCGCCGATGACATCGAAAAGGTGAAAGGCCTCGTCACCGAAATCGCGACTGCCTCTGACGAACAGGCGCGCGGCGTGGCGCAGATCAACATCGCCATCGGTGAAATCGCGAAATCCGCACTTTCCACCAGCCAGCAGGCCGAAGAACTCGCGGCGTCGTCGAACGAGATGCAGGCCGCGACCGAAAGCATGCGCTCGGAAATCGCGCGCTACCGCCTGCGCAAGGTGGCAACCCGCAGCATAGGCGGCATGTCCCTCGAAGGCGTGCCCGCCGATCTCATGGCCCAGATACAGGCCATGATCGCAGGCCAGATGGGCGGCAACCGTGGCGCACAGTCGGCTCCGGCACCGGCCCGTGCCGCAGCCACGGGCGGCAGCCGCAACAGCGACCGCGACCAACGCGGTTTCGGCAACTTCTGA
- a CDS encoding response regulator, whose product MPFNVMIVDDAAMMRLYIASFIKTLPDFKVVAQAANGQEALDKLTTVPDVDLILLDIEMPVMDGLEFLRHAKLKTRAKICMLSSVAVSGSAHAAKARELGADGVVAKPSGTVSHDLEEKTGDELARTMRTLVAA is encoded by the coding sequence ATGCCCTTCAATGTGATGATCGTCGATGACGCCGCGATGATGCGCCTCTACATCGCCAGCTTCATCAAAACCCTGCCCGATTTCAAAGTGGTGGCCCAGGCTGCCAACGGTCAGGAAGCGCTCGACAAGCTGACCACCGTGCCCGATGTCGACCTCATCCTTCTCGATATCGAGATGCCGGTGATGGACGGGCTGGAATTCCTGCGCCACGCCAAGCTCAAGACCCGCGCCAAGATATGCATGCTCTCGTCGGTCGCCGTCTCCGGTTCGGCCCATGCCGCAAAGGCCCGCGAACTGGGTGCCGATGGTGTCGTGGCAAAGCCCTCGGGAACTGTGTCGCACGACCTCGAGGAAAAGACCGGCGACGAACTCGCCCGCACAATGCGTACGCTGGTGGCGGCCTAA
- a CDS encoding Hpt domain-containing protein has protein sequence MSDEMDEIWALYADDGAQALDAMETALMALGDGSGGGQDAHVSALFRAVHTFKGNSRVLGLAVVESRAHHSEDLIGLVRDQGVPWDGEIKDILLLAADTLRTMLEETAATRADVDGSSSEMLMTRLLDKIARCSGAEPASAEVVAPPAPVQANPFASTEPEADPQPEPAAEAEAEPQPEPEAAPEPAAPAKKPKSRKTADPAAVAAFLSDPEPPAAPAEAAAPPAKEPAPPAPRARRLADDPTYRDIFKGMSTDTRTKLSALYASYAADPEAAPKARREADGLCHAAKQMGLDDWVEALQTYLSTATEAASAEDLATLLLRLDDLTDATFGAPASDPADTGNFFDGIRGFLSEIASMGTDFSLGDAPSPDRIAAAIATLQAAAAPFGFLRLSESAAALARASTATEYRSAELRLYEELSAVEAVMPEAALAAGISPRELVQSWSAEHVFDTLASLEATLDRLRAPSSNRDKDHALLDHLLRLVHHACAHYRIDTAGQLAMSLIDLFARVQSTGIAPDAILTHIARGFIDTIELVFDALYQGETPDTQNLEKLFEEAANVCFVQDGLMTASAIERRLGLPKEFHRVLSPESVRAASEAIESGQRFYIIRADINTDESLAEAFIVWLSSGLARPITNVTVFQGDDTLFDFLVSTTLDEPSLAEALARLDPGTRKLRALRALTIQQDTPQTEAAPADPENAAMSQMQSGVTPEMLESIGEIAASQSMISHMLGELADHDLMDSIDNILRGNGQDWRRARTQVRTLMADFATRLQEVTQMEAQLVGQLTQLQEETVEIRSRAISSVIRPLETFVQTYSRRNRREAQFSCSGGDLTLDITILETLRKLLRSLFVMRLDLGPDAPQSIHIAFHRDEERVLAIVEDDGAMIDASPVLDEIQSTLSRSGGELRRVAIPGKGMRFHISLPLAMVVLDGMVVGVKGVRYVVPVDAIRMILQPETDVAFTVSAAEGQQMLRIADDEIVAVHSLAARDQTDGESRRVYVVVGAQGRSVAVPVDELIGQQLVLLRPLRGVLSRVQNMTGIALLAGGDVGMVVSANMLCAASREAVRNPSLRM, from the coding sequence ATGTCTGACGAAATGGACGAAATCTGGGCGCTTTACGCCGATGACGGAGCGCAGGCGCTCGACGCGATGGAAACCGCGTTGATGGCGCTTGGCGATGGATCGGGTGGCGGTCAGGATGCCCATGTCAGCGCCCTTTTCCGTGCCGTGCACACGTTCAAGGGCAACTCGCGTGTCCTTGGCCTTGCCGTCGTGGAAAGCCGCGCCCATCATTCCGAAGACCTGATCGGCCTCGTGCGCGATCAGGGCGTGCCATGGGACGGCGAGATCAAGGATATCCTTCTGCTCGCCGCCGACACGCTGCGTACGATGCTGGAAGAAACCGCCGCCACCCGCGCCGATGTCGACGGTTCGTCGTCCGAAATGCTGATGACACGCCTGCTCGACAAGATCGCCCGTTGCAGCGGTGCCGAACCCGCATCGGCGGAAGTGGTCGCCCCTCCCGCTCCGGTTCAGGCAAACCCGTTTGCCTCCACCGAACCAGAAGCCGACCCGCAACCCGAGCCTGCTGCCGAAGCCGAAGCCGAACCCCAACCTGAACCCGAAGCGGCCCCCGAACCCGCCGCACCGGCAAAAAAGCCCAAATCGCGCAAGACAGCCGACCCTGCGGCTGTCGCCGCCTTCCTGTCCGATCCCGAACCGCCAGCAGCCCCCGCCGAAGCGGCCGCCCCGCCTGCGAAGGAACCCGCGCCACCCGCTCCGCGCGCGCGCCGCTTGGCCGACGACCCGACGTACCGCGACATCTTCAAGGGCATGAGCACCGACACCCGCACCAAGCTGTCCGCGCTCTACGCCTCCTACGCCGCCGACCCCGAAGCCGCCCCAAAGGCCCGTCGCGAAGCCGACGGGCTGTGCCACGCCGCCAAACAGATGGGCCTCGACGACTGGGTCGAAGCCCTGCAAACCTACCTTTCCACCGCGACCGAAGCGGCCAGCGCCGAAGACCTCGCAACGCTTCTGCTGCGCCTCGACGACCTGACCGACGCGACCTTCGGCGCGCCCGCATCAGACCCCGCCGACACCGGCAATTTCTTCGACGGCATCCGCGGTTTCCTGTCGGAAATCGCCAGCATGGGCACCGACTTCTCCTTGGGCGACGCCCCCTCGCCCGACCGCATCGCCGCAGCCATTGCCACACTGCAAGCCGCCGCTGCGCCCTTCGGCTTCCTGCGCCTGTCGGAATCTGCCGCAGCCCTTGCCCGCGCCAGCACCGCCACAGAATACCGCAGCGCCGAACTGCGCCTTTACGAAGAGCTTTCGGCCGTCGAGGCCGTCATGCCCGAAGCGGCCCTCGCCGCAGGCATCAGCCCCCGCGAACTGGTGCAAAGCTGGAGTGCCGAACACGTCTTCGACACGCTCGCCAGCCTTGAAGCCACCCTGGACCGGCTCCGCGCCCCGTCCTCCAACCGCGACAAGGACCACGCGCTTCTCGACCACCTGCTGCGTCTGGTCCACCACGCCTGCGCCCATTACCGCATCGATACGGCAGGCCAGCTTGCCATGTCGCTGATCGACCTGTTCGCCCGCGTGCAATCCACCGGCATCGCCCCCGACGCGATCCTGACCCATATCGCCCGCGGTTTCATCGACACCATCGAACTGGTGTTCGACGCGCTCTACCAGGGTGAAACCCCCGACACCCAGAATCTCGAAAAACTGTTCGAGGAAGCCGCAAACGTCTGTTTCGTGCAAGACGGGCTGATGACCGCCTCGGCCATCGAACGCCGCCTTGGCCTGCCCAAGGAATTCCACCGCGTCCTCTCGCCCGAAAGCGTGCGCGCCGCCTCGGAAGCGATCGAAAGCGGCCAACGCTTCTACATCATCCGCGCCGACATCAACACCGACGAGTCGCTGGCCGAAGCGTTCATCGTCTGGCTGTCCTCGGGCCTTGCCAGACCCATCACCAACGTCACCGTCTTTCAGGGCGACGACACGCTCTTCGATTTCCTCGTGTCGACCACACTCGACGAGCCGAGCCTTGCCGAAGCCCTCGCCCGCCTCGATCCGGGTACCCGCAAGCTGCGGGCGCTCCGCGCGCTGACAATCCAGCAAGACACCCCCCAGACCGAGGCTGCGCCCGCCGATCCCGAAAACGCGGCAATGTCGCAGATGCAAAGCGGCGTCACCCCCGAAATGCTCGAATCGATCGGCGAGATCGCGGCCAGCCAGTCGATGATAAGCCATATGCTGGGCGAGCTTGCCGATCACGACCTGATGGACAGCATCGACAATATCCTGCGCGGCAACGGGCAAGACTGGCGCCGCGCCCGGACGCAGGTCCGCACGCTGATGGCCGACTTCGCCACCCGCCTGCAGGAAGTCACCCAGATGGAGGCGCAGCTGGTCGGCCAATTGACCCAGCTGCAGGAAGAAACCGTCGAAATCCGCAGCCGCGCCATTTCCTCGGTCATCCGGCCCTTGGAAACTTTCGTCCAGACCTATTCCCGCCGCAACCGGCGCGAGGCGCAGTTCTCCTGTTCGGGCGGCGATCTCACGCTTGACATCACCATCCTCGAAACCCTCCGCAAACTCTTGCGCTCGCTGTTCGTCATGCGCCTCGACCTTGGCCCCGATGCGCCGCAATCCATCCACATCGCCTTCCACCGCGACGAAGAGCGCGTTCTCGCCATCGTCGAGGATGACGGCGCCATGATCGACGCCTCGCCCGTGCTCGACGAAATCCAGTCCACCCTCTCCCGCTCGGGCGGCGAACTCCGCCGCGTGGCGATTCCGGGCAAGGGCATGCGCTTCCACATCTCGCTGCCCCTCGCCATGGTGGTGCTCGACGGCATGGTCGTCGGCGTCAAAGGCGTACGCTACGTGGTGCCGGTCGATGCGATCCGCATGATCCTGCAACCCGAAACCGATGTCGCCTTCACCGTCTCGGCCGCAGAAGGCCAACAGATGCTGCGGATCGCCGACGATGAAATCGTGGCCGTCCATTCCCTGGCTGCACGCGACCAGACCGACGGCGAAAGCCGGCGTGTCTACGTGGTCGTGGGCGCGCAGGGCCGGTCCGTTGCCGTCCCTGTAGATGAACTCATCGGCCAGCAACTGGTGCTTTTGCGCCCGTTACGCGGCGTGCTGAGTCGCGTCCAGAACATGACGGGAATCGCTTTGCTCGCCGGCGGCGACGTCGGAATGGTGGTTTCTGCCAATATGCTCTGCGCCGCGTCGCGCGAAGCGGTGCGAAACCCATCCCTGCGGATGTAG